The following coding sequences lie in one Candidatus Korarchaeota archaeon NZ13-K genomic window:
- a CDS encoding 30S ribosomal protein S27ae — protein sequence MLKHRPVQVWKYYSVEGDKLIRRRRQCPRCGRFMAEHEDRYTCGGCGYTEFKGRK from the coding sequence ATCCTGAAGCACAGGCCGGTCCAGGTCTGGAAGTACTATTCGGTGGAGGGGGACAAGCTGATCAGGAGGAGAAGGCAGTGCCCTAGGTGCGGTCGCTTCATGGCCGAACACGAGGATAGGTACACTTGCGGGGGCTGCGGCTATACGGAGTTCAAGGGAAGAAAGTGA
- a CDS encoding 30S ribosomal protein S24e, whose product MELELVSRRENSLLKRDELVFRVRFRGGTPSRRELREMIARHLGKSPANIFIRRISTEYGKEEALVFVMAYHSRAMALMMEPKHIIRKNEGAEGVAS is encoded by the coding sequence ATGGAGCTGGAGCTCGTGAGCAGGAGGGAGAACTCGCTGCTAAAAAGGGACGAGCTGGTGTTCAGGGTCAGGTTCAGGGGAGGCACGCCCTCCAGAAGGGAGCTCAGGGAGATGATAGCGAGGCACCTTGGTAAATCCCCAGCGAACATATTCATAAGGAGAATATCAACGGAGTACGGGAAGGAGGAGGCGCTCGTGTTTGTCATGGCTTATCACAGCAGGGCCATGGCTCTAATGATGGAGCCGAAGCACATCATCAGGAAGAACGAGGGGGCGGAGGGGGTGGCATCCTGA
- a CDS encoding DNA-binding protein, translating into MRYKACRNCRAIVEDKEERCPVCGSEDFTYNWEGIVAIVDPLRSHVARALGHEKAGVYALKVY; encoded by the coding sequence GTGAGATATAAGGCTTGCAGGAACTGCAGGGCGATAGTTGAGGATAAGGAGGAGAGGTGCCCTGTTTGCGGCTCCGAGGACTTCACCTACAACTGGGAGGGGATAGTGGCGATAGTCGATCCCCTGAGATCCCATGTGGCCAGGGCCTTGGGTCACGAGAAGGCCGGGGTGTACGCTCTCAAGGTCTATTGA
- a CDS encoding DNA-directed RNA polymerase, producing the protein MMPLFYEVELSDVGYVRPSDLGKDVREVLREQFRAKYVGRFVKEAGLILEVLEVTGFGYGTSIIGSPNIYVRARFRALSYMPLKDEVIEGEIENVVDYGIFVTAGPINGFVHISQLGDDVFVHRGGVMQGRKLKVTLRPGDVVRARVTAVSRADPSAPLRGEPIIKVALTMRQPKLGKLEVVE; encoded by the coding sequence GTGATGCCTTTGTTCTATGAGGTGGAGCTGTCCGACGTGGGTTACGTGAGACCCTCTGACCTGGGGAAGGACGTGAGGGAGGTACTTAGGGAGCAGTTCAGGGCCAAGTACGTCGGGAGATTCGTGAAGGAGGCCGGGCTCATACTCGAGGTGCTGGAGGTCACCGGGTTCGGCTACGGCACCTCCATAATAGGGAGCCCGAACATATACGTGAGGGCCAGGTTCAGGGCGCTGAGCTACATGCCTTTGAAGGACGAGGTGATAGAGGGAGAGATAGAGAACGTCGTCGATTACGGCATATTCGTGACGGCCGGTCCGATAAACGGATTCGTTCACATCTCGCAGCTCGGGGATGACGTCTTCGTCCACAGGGGAGGGGTGATGCAGGGGAGGAAGCTGAAGGTGACGCTCAGGCCGGGTGACGTGGTTAGGGCTAGGGTCACCGCCGTCAGCAGGGCCGATCCATCCGCCCCCCTGAGGGGCGAGCCCATCATAAAGGTGGCCTTGACGATGAGGCAGCCCAAGCTGGGGAAGCTGGAGGTGGTTGAGTGA